In a single window of the Streptomyces sp. NBC_00094 genome:
- a CDS encoding type I restriction-modification system subunit M/S, with amino-acid sequence MSYPKTDVDPLLGRAQLAALAGVSRPTVTAWERQEIGFPSPRRSNGQDYFRWSEIVDWLDRRTVPPGRLVDGEPVGTTYGDRARTRAGAGRSVAGAADRRPGAGSSYHVPTSTVDEPRPESRRIVTDLMGGLVDRVRGAASVLDYLNLLLCLHYLRGADPACFDALAARARSLRNLDEAAQLLRDIGRAADEDMRGRGVHSSMQEALRHLEPRTARDLRNVVDAMSCLTEDVFGLILDEYERQAALGSGEFFTPRSVVRLMTQLICSEFGPGEPESVYDPYARDGGFLIEASAFCALDGDGLPHGKTPQTYGETRRGDTWRLATMNLLLHGVSPSLDLKRTVPWHDSLERTSREAFDIVLTNPPFNMSDPGRGERPQGRWAYGAPPVDNDNFAWVQHCLAKLSERGRAGIIMPNKAGNSGHKADRTIRGNLVERGCVECVIALPAQLFTGTAVPVSVWILRHPDDRRDKTLFLDARHMGEKKGSRRVLSAMDVDSLLAAYRAHRSTEGNAPHVGATYTEWRVPSALVSREELRRSDYSLNPLDHVERQSDGGDDYEYELVSAWERLSDAEERLRAVQDSVTRAPFAGDRGGSLPRAGRSAPRFDLGSVCEIQAGPSYTKLGKKQRSADGLVPVVFPRHLKDRRVSDDADERVTDETAHRLRNFELWDKDIVCVRSGAITQPALVRQHQIGWLMSPNVIRLRVTERHAHQVLPEYLFHYLCLDESVTWMRDRAAATAAPSLRSESLGSLRIPLPALAEQREIVAALDGLDELDRAHLAVAVSARRTRTALAGALLGS; translated from the coding sequence GTGTCGTATCCCAAGACTGACGTTGATCCACTGCTCGGGCGAGCACAGTTGGCCGCACTCGCAGGGGTGAGCCGGCCGACCGTAACCGCCTGGGAGAGGCAGGAGATCGGCTTTCCCTCTCCGCGACGGTCCAACGGACAGGACTACTTCCGCTGGTCGGAGATCGTCGACTGGCTGGACCGGCGGACTGTGCCGCCCGGGCGGCTCGTTGATGGGGAGCCGGTCGGCACCACCTACGGAGACCGTGCCCGGACGAGGGCCGGAGCCGGAAGATCCGTGGCCGGCGCGGCCGACCGTCGTCCCGGCGCAGGGTCGTCGTACCACGTCCCGACCAGCACTGTCGACGAACCCCGCCCAGAGAGCCGACGGATCGTCACCGACCTGATGGGCGGCCTCGTCGACCGGGTACGGGGCGCTGCCAGCGTGCTCGACTACCTGAACCTTCTCCTCTGCCTTCACTATCTCCGCGGTGCCGACCCGGCCTGTTTCGACGCGTTGGCCGCTCGCGCCCGTTCCCTGCGCAACCTCGACGAGGCTGCCCAGTTGCTTCGGGACATCGGTCGCGCGGCCGACGAGGACATGCGTGGCCGCGGCGTCCATTCGAGCATGCAGGAGGCGTTGAGGCATCTGGAGCCCCGGACTGCTCGCGATCTTCGCAATGTCGTCGATGCGATGAGCTGCCTCACCGAGGACGTATTCGGGCTGATCCTCGACGAGTACGAGCGGCAAGCGGCCCTGGGAAGCGGCGAGTTCTTCACCCCCCGCTCTGTGGTCCGGCTGATGACGCAACTGATCTGCTCGGAGTTCGGCCCCGGGGAGCCGGAGTCCGTGTACGACCCCTACGCCCGCGACGGCGGGTTCCTCATCGAGGCGTCGGCCTTCTGCGCCTTGGACGGGGACGGGCTGCCGCATGGGAAGACCCCGCAAACGTACGGCGAGACCCGGCGCGGCGATACCTGGCGGCTGGCAACCATGAACCTGCTCCTCCATGGCGTCTCCCCGTCTCTCGATCTCAAGCGCACGGTTCCCTGGCACGACAGCCTTGAGCGGACTTCGCGGGAGGCGTTCGACATCGTGCTCACCAACCCGCCGTTCAACATGAGCGATCCCGGCCGCGGGGAGCGCCCTCAGGGACGGTGGGCGTACGGGGCTCCGCCCGTCGACAACGACAACTTCGCCTGGGTCCAACACTGCCTGGCCAAGCTGAGCGAGCGGGGCAGAGCCGGAATCATCATGCCCAACAAGGCGGGGAACTCCGGCCATAAGGCGGACCGGACCATCCGTGGCAATCTCGTGGAGCGGGGGTGCGTCGAGTGCGTCATCGCCCTGCCGGCCCAGTTGTTCACCGGCACCGCTGTGCCGGTCTCCGTGTGGATACTGCGTCACCCCGACGATCGGCGCGACAAGACATTGTTCCTCGACGCACGGCACATGGGAGAGAAGAAGGGCTCGCGTCGGGTCCTCAGCGCCATGGACGTCGACTCCCTCCTCGCCGCCTACCGCGCTCACAGGAGCACGGAAGGGAATGCCCCTCACGTCGGGGCGACGTACACGGAGTGGCGAGTGCCCAGCGCCCTGGTATCCCGGGAAGAGCTGCGGCGTAGTGACTACTCGCTCAACCCCCTCGACCACGTCGAACGCCAGAGCGACGGAGGAGACGACTACGAGTACGAGCTCGTGTCCGCGTGGGAGCGGCTGAGCGATGCCGAGGAGCGCCTGCGGGCCGTACAGGACTCCGTCACCCGGGCACCGTTCGCCGGGGACCGTGGTGGATCGTTGCCTCGGGCCGGTCGGTCTGCTCCCAGGTTCGACCTCGGCTCAGTGTGCGAAATTCAGGCCGGACCATCTTACACCAAGCTCGGCAAGAAGCAGCGCAGCGCCGACGGCCTGGTTCCCGTGGTCTTCCCGCGTCATCTGAAGGACCGACGTGTCAGCGACGACGCGGACGAACGGGTGACGGACGAGACGGCCCATCGGCTGAGGAACTTCGAGCTGTGGGACAAGGACATCGTGTGTGTCCGCTCCGGTGCGATCACCCAGCCGGCGCTGGTGCGGCAGCACCAGATCGGCTGGCTGATGAGCCCCAACGTCATCCGGCTCCGCGTGACCGAGCGGCATGCGCACCAGGTGCTACCGGAGTACCTGTTCCACTACTTGTGCCTGGACGAATCCGTCACCTGGATGCGAGACCGGGCCGCAGCCACCGCCGCCCCGTCACTCCGCTCCGAATCCCTGGGATCACTGCGGATTCCGCTGCCGGCCCTGGCCGAGCAGCGGGAGATCGTGGCCGCGCTGGACGGCCTCGACGAGCTGGACCGCGCGCACCTGGCCGTCGCCGTCTCGGCACGACGTACCCGCACCGCCTTGGCCGGTGCGCTGCTGGGCTCGTAA
- a CDS encoding N-6 DNA methylase, translated as MGDADKEVQDRFVSGSEIARLAGVTRAAVSNWRRRYDDFPPPRGGGVNSPLFALGEVQTWLDKQNKGQDVSAEVRLWQVLRAAYGEEISMGVTDVARYLARQENTPAFPSDAAQLSDELAQADSAGAVVEGLVTRLADSAGRAGSDYVTSERIVRAVRHFAGDVPDNATLLDPACGNGTLLLAVGPDRGPKRFGQERNPHSASLAQLRAELTGRTDTSIAAGDSLAADRWPGLHADLVVCDPPVGITDWGRESLLLDPRWEFGTPPRAEGELAWLQHAYSHVAPGGRLLMVMPASVAYRKAGRRIRAEIVRRGLLTQIVALPAGTAAAHAVPVHVWQLGRPRVPGGTPGTVRLVDLTGNSPDGPLEPAPHQVADVPLIELLDDAVDLTPGRHTSASHRDFRAEYASLRARLEQQLQQLAALLPPLAEGAGPGTLDTSTVAVAELVRAGLVEYGEVEPVSVSDQLDTDYLRGFLHSPANVRRSTSTTGTYRAETRGARIPQLDIEVQRRYGQAFRELQEFEESLRTVAQLGREAVELARGGLGNGALTPPVTSAE; from the coding sequence ATGGGTGACGCGGACAAGGAAGTACAGGACCGGTTTGTCTCCGGTTCCGAGATCGCTCGCCTCGCCGGTGTGACGCGAGCAGCGGTCTCCAATTGGCGTCGGCGGTACGACGACTTCCCGCCGCCGCGGGGCGGCGGCGTCAACAGTCCACTGTTCGCCCTCGGCGAGGTGCAGACTTGGCTGGACAAGCAGAACAAGGGCCAGGACGTCTCGGCCGAGGTACGGCTCTGGCAGGTACTGCGGGCCGCCTACGGAGAAGAGATCTCCATGGGGGTCACGGACGTCGCCCGGTACCTGGCCCGGCAGGAGAACACCCCGGCCTTTCCCTCCGACGCGGCCCAGCTCTCCGACGAACTGGCGCAGGCGGACTCCGCCGGTGCCGTGGTCGAGGGCCTGGTCACTCGACTGGCCGACTCGGCGGGCCGCGCGGGATCCGACTATGTCACCTCCGAGCGCATCGTCCGGGCCGTACGTCACTTCGCAGGCGACGTCCCGGACAACGCCACATTGCTCGACCCTGCCTGCGGCAACGGCACTCTGCTCCTCGCGGTCGGACCAGACAGAGGGCCGAAACGATTCGGCCAAGAACGCAACCCGCACAGCGCCAGCCTGGCGCAGCTACGGGCAGAACTCACAGGACGCACGGACACCAGCATTGCCGCGGGCGACTCCCTCGCCGCCGACCGGTGGCCCGGCCTCCATGCCGATCTCGTCGTCTGCGATCCGCCCGTGGGCATCACCGACTGGGGGCGGGAGTCCCTGCTGCTCGACCCGCGTTGGGAGTTCGGCACGCCGCCCCGGGCGGAAGGCGAACTGGCCTGGCTCCAGCACGCCTATTCCCACGTCGCGCCGGGTGGCCGCCTCTTGATGGTCATGCCGGCGTCCGTGGCGTACCGCAAGGCCGGCCGCCGGATCCGTGCCGAGATCGTGCGTCGAGGACTGCTCACCCAGATCGTCGCGCTGCCCGCGGGCACCGCCGCCGCGCACGCCGTACCCGTGCATGTGTGGCAGCTCGGCCGACCGCGTGTTCCGGGAGGCACACCCGGTACCGTACGGCTGGTCGACCTGACGGGCAACAGCCCGGACGGACCGTTGGAGCCCGCCCCGCACCAGGTGGCGGACGTGCCGTTGATCGAGCTTCTGGACGATGCCGTCGACCTCACCCCGGGCCGTCACACCTCGGCGTCGCACCGCGACTTCCGCGCCGAATACGCTTCCCTGCGCGCACGCCTTGAGCAGCAACTGCAGCAGCTCGCCGCGCTGCTGCCGCCACTGGCCGAGGGCGCGGGACCCGGGACACTGGATACCTCGACGGTCGCGGTCGCCGAGCTCGTCCGGGCGGGACTCGTGGAGTACGGCGAAGTGGAGCCCGTATCGGTCAGCGACCAGCTCGACACCGACTACCTGCGCGGGTTCCTTCACAGCCCGGCGAACGTCCGCCGCTCCACCAGTACCACCGGCACATACCGAGCGGAGACCAGAGGCGCCCGCATCCCTCAGTTGGACATCGAGGTACAGCGCCGCTACGGACAGGCATTCAGAGAACTCCAGGAGTTCGAGGAGAGCCTGCGTACGGTGGCGCAGCTCGGCCGGGAGGCCGTGGAGCTGGCCAGAGGTGGTCTCGGGAACGGTGCGCTGACCCCGCCCGTCACTTCGGCCGAGTAA
- a CDS encoding UvrD-helicase domain-containing protein, which yields MPQLAFANSFWESFDVLEKPVKAGVRKAMGKFQLLTVAELHADKGLHLESVDNARDPRMRTIRINDFWRGVVLAPDDGSDVFLLVNVVPHDDAYTWAAKRLYTTNAATRGLEVRNVVAIEQLTPALEKAAASAPSLLFAQYSDKVLRDLGIDEQVLRAVRTVIDKPQLEAFGTLLPEDQFEALQYLAEGFSPDEVYRDVVAVRRPADAGPDPDESLAVVIANTASRITLVTGPAELTDALEKPFAAWRVFLHPSQRRIAYRVSYAGPVQVTGGPGTGKTVVALHRVKHLLSRAPETRVLLTTYTNALAATLRESLSLLLDGDEEQLARVDVTTVNAYAHRTVTEADGRSPSPIGDRDERQAWERVVKKLSLPWSERFLAQEYRHVILAQDIRDLDTYRTALRRGRGSALSTARREALWPAVELFEAILRERGVSTHLQVCARAALLLEQAGPGYDHVVVDEAQDLHPAQWRVLRGAAAPGSDDLFLTGDPHQRIYDSKVSLGSLGISVAGRSSRLRINYRSTAEILDWSTGILTPVAVDDLGGQGTDSLAGYRSLLHGRRPRVDGHGSETAEVAALVERVEEWVAQGIRPSEIGVCARFNLLLDKVAEKLRSAGIPVAKVRDNPGPESDGVRLATMHAMKGLEFRCVAVLGTTSTTLPFAREVTPAALDPIQHASDLLRERCLLFVACTRAREALHVSWTGVPSEFVPRAADR from the coding sequence GTGCCGCAGCTCGCGTTCGCCAACAGCTTCTGGGAGAGCTTCGACGTCCTGGAGAAGCCCGTCAAGGCCGGCGTACGCAAGGCGATGGGGAAGTTCCAGCTGCTGACCGTCGCCGAGCTGCACGCGGACAAGGGACTGCATCTGGAGTCCGTGGACAACGCCCGCGATCCCCGCATGCGGACCATCCGCATCAACGACTTCTGGCGGGGCGTCGTCCTCGCGCCCGACGACGGCAGCGATGTCTTTCTGCTGGTCAATGTCGTACCGCACGACGACGCGTACACCTGGGCGGCCAAGCGGCTCTACACGACGAACGCAGCGACGCGCGGTCTGGAGGTGCGCAACGTCGTCGCGATCGAGCAGCTCACCCCGGCTCTGGAGAAGGCGGCGGCGAGTGCTCCGTCGCTGCTGTTCGCGCAGTACTCCGACAAGGTGCTGCGCGATCTCGGCATCGACGAGCAGGTCCTGAGGGCCGTGCGTACCGTCATCGACAAGCCCCAGCTGGAGGCGTTCGGAACGCTGCTGCCGGAGGACCAGTTCGAGGCGCTGCAGTACCTCGCCGAGGGATTCAGCCCGGACGAGGTCTACCGGGACGTCGTCGCCGTGCGCCGCCCGGCCGACGCCGGCCCGGATCCCGACGAGAGCCTCGCCGTGGTCATCGCCAACACGGCGAGCCGGATCACCCTGGTCACCGGCCCGGCGGAGCTGACGGACGCCCTGGAGAAGCCGTTCGCCGCCTGGCGGGTGTTCCTGCATCCCTCGCAGCGTCGTATCGCCTACCGCGTCTCGTACGCGGGCCCCGTGCAGGTGACCGGTGGGCCGGGTACCGGCAAGACGGTCGTGGCGCTGCACCGGGTCAAACACCTGCTGTCGCGCGCGCCCGAAACCCGTGTGCTGCTCACCACGTACACCAACGCCCTCGCCGCCACGCTGCGGGAGAGTCTCTCCCTGCTCCTCGACGGTGACGAGGAGCAGCTTGCCCGGGTGGACGTGACCACGGTCAACGCCTACGCACACCGCACCGTCACCGAGGCCGACGGCCGGTCGCCCTCGCCCATCGGTGACCGGGACGAGCGGCAGGCGTGGGAGAGGGTGGTCAAGAAGCTGAGCCTGCCGTGGAGCGAGCGGTTCCTCGCCCAGGAGTACCGGCACGTCATCCTGGCGCAGGACATCCGCGACCTCGACACCTATCGCACCGCGCTGCGGCGGGGCCGGGGCAGCGCGCTGTCCACCGCTCGCCGTGAGGCACTGTGGCCCGCCGTCGAACTGTTCGAGGCGATCCTGCGCGAGCGCGGGGTGAGCACGCACCTTCAGGTGTGCGCTCGGGCCGCACTGCTGCTCGAACAGGCGGGACCCGGTTACGACCACGTCGTCGTCGACGAGGCCCAGGACCTGCACCCGGCCCAATGGCGGGTGCTGCGCGGCGCCGCCGCGCCGGGGAGCGACGACCTGTTCCTCACGGGCGACCCGCACCAGCGGATCTACGACTCCAAGGTGTCGCTCGGCTCGCTGGGGATCTCGGTGGCGGGGCGGTCCAGCCGCTTGCGCATCAACTACCGGAGCACGGCGGAGATCCTGGACTGGTCGACGGGCATCCTGACGCCGGTGGCCGTGGACGATCTCGGCGGGCAGGGCACGGACAGTCTCGCCGGGTACCGCTCCCTGCTGCACGGCCGCCGACCCCGGGTGGACGGGCACGGGTCCGAGACCGCTGAGGTCGCCGCACTCGTCGAGCGGGTGGAGGAGTGGGTCGCGCAGGGCATCCGGCCGTCCGAGATCGGCGTCTGCGCCCGCTTCAACCTCCTCCTCGACAAGGTGGCCGAGAAGCTCCGATCGGCGGGCATCCCCGTGGCGAAGGTCCGGGACAACCCGGGACCGGAGTCGGACGGAGTGCGTCTCGCCACGATGCACGCCATGAAGGGCCTGGAGTTCCGTTGTGTGGCGGTCCTCGGAACGACGTCGACGACCCTCCCGTTCGCCCGTGAAGTGACCCCGGCCGCGCTCGACCCGATCCAGCACGCATCGGATCTGCTGCGCGAGCGGTGCTTGCTGTTCGTCGCCTGCACGCGGGCCAGGGAGGCTCTGCACGTCTCCTGGACCGGGGTTCCGAGCGAGTTCGTGCCCCGGGCTGCCGACCGGTGA
- a CDS encoding McrC family protein: protein MSTTIELVEHAPATGHALPDAVGRALAASRVVDSSPDPYVPGSWRLRAGSKVGAVTVDGPGLDAPVTVRITPKVPIARLFFLLGYSLDPRGGWRDGQVDVAEHRDLLPALAHAVERQIDRALRQGLLQGYRETEESALVVRGRIRETDQIRRRFGAPLPVEVTYSEFTTDIAENRILRTAVERLLRLPGVPRDVRRRLLHHRLRLADVTPVVRGHRLPVWHPSRLNTRYQHALRLARAVLDDASPEHAPGELRIDGFLFNMNKLFEDFVTVALRESLRGTDLGCRLQDSHHLDEAAAVRMQPDFVLYEPDGRPSAVADAKYKAEKRAGYPDADLYQMLAYCTALGLPEGHLVYAKGNEPHAAHRVRNAGVVIHQHALDLDQAPAALLADVASVSRHMRTGLSV from the coding sequence GTGAGCACCACCATCGAGCTGGTCGAGCATGCGCCCGCCACCGGTCACGCCCTGCCGGACGCGGTGGGGCGGGCCCTCGCGGCTTCCCGGGTCGTGGACTCCTCCCCCGATCCGTACGTGCCGGGCAGCTGGCGGCTGCGAGCCGGCAGCAAGGTCGGGGCCGTCACCGTCGACGGTCCGGGACTCGACGCTCCCGTCACCGTCCGGATCACACCCAAGGTGCCCATCGCCCGATTGTTCTTCCTGCTCGGCTACAGCCTCGATCCGCGCGGCGGCTGGCGCGACGGCCAGGTCGACGTGGCCGAGCACCGCGATCTCCTGCCCGCACTCGCCCACGCGGTGGAGCGGCAGATCGACCGGGCACTGCGGCAGGGCCTGCTCCAGGGGTACCGGGAGACCGAGGAGTCGGCTCTGGTCGTACGGGGACGGATCCGGGAGACCGACCAGATACGGCGGCGTTTCGGTGCCCCGCTTCCGGTCGAGGTGACATATTCCGAGTTCACCACCGACATCGCGGAGAACCGCATTCTGCGGACCGCGGTGGAGCGACTGCTCCGCCTGCCCGGCGTGCCGCGCGACGTGCGCCGCCGGCTTCTGCACCACCGGCTGCGGCTCGCCGACGTCACACCGGTCGTCCGGGGCCACCGTCTGCCCGTCTGGCACCCCTCACGTCTCAACACGCGCTACCAGCACGCCCTGCGCCTCGCCCGCGCCGTCCTCGACGACGCGTCGCCCGAGCACGCGCCGGGCGAGCTCCGCATCGACGGCTTCCTGTTCAACATGAACAAGCTCTTCGAGGACTTCGTGACGGTCGCGCTCAGGGAGTCGCTGCGGGGGACGGACCTCGGTTGCCGGTTGCAGGACTCCCACCATCTCGACGAGGCCGCCGCCGTCCGCATGCAACCCGACTTCGTGCTGTACGAGCCGGACGGCAGACCGTCGGCGGTGGCCGACGCCAAGTACAAGGCGGAGAAGCGCGCCGGCTATCCGGACGCGGACCTCTACCAGATGCTGGCCTACTGCACAGCCCTCGGTCTCCCCGAGGGGCATCTCGTCTACGCGAAGGGGAACGAGCCGCACGCGGCTCACCGGGTGCGGAACGCGGGTGTCGTCATCCATCAGCACGCTCTGGACCTCGACCAGGCACCCGCCGCGCTGCTCGCCGACGTCGCTTCCGTATCCCGGCATATGCGCACCGGCCTGTCCGTATGA
- a CDS encoding DUF4357 domain-containing protein, whose amino-acid sequence MAEKYPEFRLRLPNGGPVARGRQTDEMGTNGSRKFFVGRGQPVRKDVATSFAARATSAFTKRELLISHGAIKPSDAWPGCLETTEDLVFNSPSEAAAVLTGSSLNGWAAWKTEDGRPLGDFMPGASWGPNRAWLVRGSNVTGLDLVRRMWLPEERVTLAAPRLRQGVEQGISKEQVRTFVEEDYESTATYSQKQQLTEEVHAFLSRMKEGDTICTISDGRLHVGQITGEVQQIESEDRRSNLRRPVSWQDASHPYDELPEELKQKLSIQHDVVELTSVQAVIDGLGLTDEELADEAEAIERDPSVELPTITVRRDLELPEPTDALASELLVHDGDWLREVRDLLWDDKQLVLYGPPGTGKTYLALKLAEFLGGGPEQVKLVQFHPSYAYEDFVEGIRPKEDPQTREVAFRLTAGPLRDLADLANKEGNRHIPHFLIIDEINRANLAKVFGELYFLLEYRDKGVQLPYSGDDFALPPNLFVIGTMNTADRSIALVDAAMRRRFAFVELSPRTEPTSGLLRRWLTSKERDSEPADLLDALNSRIDDPDFRIGPSYLMKKGVYRDGGLERTWRTKILPLLEEHHYGEGVDIEKRYGLAALRRSLPEPSA is encoded by the coding sequence ATGGCCGAGAAGTATCCGGAATTCCGCCTGCGTCTGCCGAACGGCGGTCCGGTGGCGCGCGGGCGGCAGACCGACGAGATGGGGACGAACGGCAGCCGGAAGTTCTTCGTCGGTCGGGGACAGCCGGTCCGGAAGGACGTCGCCACCTCGTTCGCCGCCCGGGCGACGTCCGCCTTCACAAAGCGCGAGCTGTTGATCAGCCACGGCGCGATCAAACCGTCGGATGCGTGGCCCGGTTGTCTTGAGACGACGGAGGACCTCGTCTTCAACTCCCCCTCCGAAGCCGCGGCCGTCCTCACCGGCAGCAGCCTCAACGGCTGGGCGGCCTGGAAGACCGAGGACGGCCGGCCGCTGGGGGACTTCATGCCCGGCGCGTCGTGGGGTCCCAACCGCGCCTGGCTGGTGCGCGGTTCCAACGTCACCGGACTCGACCTCGTGCGCCGGATGTGGCTGCCGGAGGAGCGGGTGACGCTTGCGGCCCCCCGGCTGCGGCAGGGTGTCGAGCAGGGCATCAGCAAGGAGCAGGTGCGCACCTTCGTCGAGGAGGACTACGAGTCCACGGCGACGTACAGCCAGAAGCAGCAGCTGACCGAAGAGGTCCACGCGTTCCTGTCTCGGATGAAGGAGGGCGACACGATCTGCACCATCTCCGACGGGCGTCTGCACGTGGGGCAGATCACCGGCGAGGTCCAGCAGATCGAATCCGAGGACCGCCGGTCCAACCTTCGCCGGCCGGTGTCGTGGCAGGACGCCAGCCACCCGTACGACGAGCTTCCCGAGGAACTGAAGCAGAAACTGTCGATCCAGCACGACGTGGTGGAGCTGACGTCCGTTCAGGCGGTGATCGACGGGCTCGGGCTGACCGACGAGGAGCTGGCCGACGAGGCCGAGGCCATAGAGCGCGATCCGAGTGTGGAGCTCCCGACGATCACCGTACGCCGGGACCTGGAGCTGCCCGAGCCGACGGACGCGCTGGCCTCGGAGCTGCTGGTGCACGACGGGGACTGGCTGCGCGAGGTGCGTGATCTCCTCTGGGACGACAAGCAGTTGGTGCTCTACGGCCCGCCGGGGACGGGCAAGACGTACCTCGCTCTGAAGCTCGCGGAGTTCCTTGGGGGCGGACCGGAGCAGGTGAAGCTGGTCCAGTTCCACCCGTCGTACGCCTATGAGGACTTCGTCGAGGGAATCCGTCCGAAGGAGGATCCCCAGACGCGTGAGGTCGCCTTCCGGCTGACCGCAGGACCGCTCCGGGATCTGGCCGACCTCGCCAACAAGGAGGGCAACCGGCACATCCCGCACTTCCTGATCATCGACGAGATCAACCGGGCCAACCTGGCGAAGGTCTTCGGCGAGTTGTACTTCCTGCTGGAGTACCGGGACAAGGGGGTCCAGCTACCCTACTCCGGCGACGACTTCGCGCTGCCGCCGAATCTGTTCGTCATCGGCACGATGAACACGGCCGACCGTTCGATCGCGCTCGTGGACGCTGCGATGCGGCGCCGTTTCGCGTTCGTGGAGCTGTCCCCGCGGACCGAGCCGACCAGCGGGCTGCTGCGCCGCTGGCTCACTTCCAAGGAGAGGGACTCCGAGCCGGCCGATCTGCTGGATGCCCTCAACTCCCGTATCGACGACCCCGATTTCCGAATCGGTCCCTCGTATCTGATGAAGAAGGGCGTGTACCGGGACGGCGGCCTGGAGCGGACCTGGCGGACGAAGATCCTCCCTCTCCTCGAAGAGCACCACTACGGCGAGGGCGTCGACATCGAGAAGCGGTACGGGCTCGCCGCTCTGCGGCGGTCCCTTCCGGAGCCGTCCGCGTGA